CATCATTCGTACAAGTCCTTTTCAAGAGTTTAAATTTTGGAAAATGTTGGAAGAGTCCAAAAGTGTAGAATAGGTGCATCTGGTGATTCACTAATCGGCAATCGCTAGTTTTTTTTTGTTGCTAATGCATCCTACCATGATGTTGAATTGTTGATAGTGTAATTGATAAAGCTGGATTATTTGCATTTAGCTTTCAGACAAAGTGTTATTGACCTTATGTACTTCCCTGTTGTAATGAAGCTCATAAAACCTCATTGATTAAATTGTGAACATTTGCAGGTCCAGCAACAAACAATTGAAGTTATTTCTTACATAGCAACTACTGCAACTAAATTTCCCAAAAAGTGTGTTGTCCTATGTCTTCTTGGTGAGTATCTTTTGGACTTTTTGATGGGGCTTGCAGATGTTTCTAGTGTCCCCCGACTCCCCTCTGTTTGTTGGAGGATGGAGAAGCTGAATATTCCCTATTTTATTTACCTAATCTCATTCCGTATAACGTTCCTCTGTGTTTCACAGGCTTAAGTGAAAGGGTAGCTGATATAAAAACCAGAGTGCAGGCAATGAAATGTTTAACTATATTTTCAGAAGCGGTGGGCCCAGGATTCATCTTTGATAGGGTATGCATTTCTTCTTTCATTTTTCGTTTCCCATATGCTTGGGTTTTACTCCATCTTAGTAAATTAAGTATAACAAGTTTAattttttcttagtttttttTACCTTCGTCTGAGGGACTTGCATTTTTGTATTGTAATTTGCTTCAGCTATACAAAGTCATGAAAGAGCATAAGAATCCAAAGGTCCTTAGTGAAGGTATTTCATGGATGGTTTCAGCAGTTGAGGACTTCGGTGTATCCTATTTGAATTTGAAGGTAATCTACCTTGTCCATGTGAATTTGAATCCTGATCTGATTATCTCTGAAACGTATTTTATGTGTTTCTCTTTTATTTTGAAGGCTTTAATTGATTTCTGCAAGGAGACTGGGCTCCAGTCAAGTGCTGCTGCAACTAGAAATGCCACTATCAAGTTAATTGGCATCTTGCATAAATTTGTTGGCCCAGGTGCAAATTAATTATCTCCGCTCTGTCAACTTGACGTAAAATTCTTTTTGGAAGGAATGAAGGATACTAATTCATTAAATGGCAGATATCAAAGGTTTTCTAACGGATGTTAAACCTGCTCTTCTTAGTACACTTGACGCAGAGTATGAGAAAAACCCATACGAGGTATAAGCATCTCATTTTATGCAACATTAATGTATCTTACTTGGTCTCCGATTGTTTAGTCTGGAACTTATTCTGCAGGGTCCTGCAGCACCTAAAAAAACAGTCAAAGCATCTGATTCATCAGCTACTCCTGCTGGCGGCGCAGATGGCCTCCCACGTGAAGATATCAGCAGCAAGATTACACCCACTTTGCTGAAAAATATTGAAAGTCCTGATTGGAAGGTAGTTTCTCAGTTCCTTTTGCCCCAACAGCTCTGTAACTTGTAATGAAATGAAAAAGGTAGCTAGGAAATTGTATCAGCATCTTTATCATAAGAATAGTTAAGCTGTAGATGTCACTGTGCTTCTTTCTATCCAGACCCGTCTTGAATCCATTGAGGCTGTACAAAAAATTTTGGAGGAGGCCAATAAGCGTATTCAACCGACAGGAACTGGTAAACTACTATGCTCTGCTTTTTACTCTGAAATACGTTTCTAGCTTCTGCACCTTCAGTTCGTTGTGTCTTTCTGTTTGGCACTTATCAGCTGCTTACTGTTCTGTCTTGGTAAACAGGGGAATTGTTTGGTGCGCTAAAAGGCCGTTTGTCTGATAGTAATAAGAAGTTGGTGATGGAAGCTTTGTCGACCATCGGCGGCATAGCATATGCCATGGGTCCTGCTGTTGAGAAGGCAAGCAAGGTATTGAGACTCTTGCTAGAGCTATTTAGTTACCTCTTAACTTTGTTTATTTTTTTCATCCACCAAATTAGTGTACTTCAAACTAATTTTGAATGATTAAATGTTTCAGGGGATTCTTTCTGATGTCCTGAAATGTCTCAGTGATAATAAAAAGCAAATGAGAGAATGTGTTTTGGCAAATTTAGACCTGTGGCATGCTGCTGCACATCTTGATAAAATGGTTTGTGTACAGTTTCGCTTGTCATTGCTGTTCAATTATAGGTTTAGTCACTGTAACTAAGAGATACTAATTGAGCTTTTTATGTACATGTAGATTCCCTACATCACTGCTGCTCTTTCAGAACCAAAACTTGGGGCAGAAGGGCGTAAAGATTTGTTTGATTGGTTGTCTAGGCAACTTTCTGCGCTAAATGACTTTCCTGATGCAGTACATCTACTCAAACCAGTTTCTGTTGCAATCACGGTATTCTTCAATCAACATTTcccttttttcctttttcctttgaAAACTTTTGGTCCTCTTTCTTCTCCCCCTTAGATGAAATATTTCTTATGCCTTCTCATTAATGTTTTTTTTCCTCTCTTGTTTAGGACAAGTCAGCTGATGTTCGGAAAGCAGCTGAAGCATGTCTTGGTGAAATTTTCAAGGCTTGTGGCCCAGAATTGGTGAATTGCTTAGCTCTGTCCGGGATACTATGCATTCGAGAATTCACAAGAATTAATACAAAAGTTGTTTTGTGGACCTAATATTGCATTGTTTGCCTGTAGGTGACCAAGAACCTCAGAGATATTCAAGGCCCGGCTTTTGCTCTAGTTGCGGAGAAATTGAAAGCTTATGGTGCTGTGCCGGGTGTGTCATTGTTTTTCTCGTTGTTAAGCGAGTAGCTTTGCTCTTACTATGTGCTAATTATTATATGGATATTTCTCTGTTAGATTTATATGATTCGACTCAGATATCTACTACGGCCTCGCTTCCAAAGAGCAATTCAAGGGTTGGCAAAGCTGCTTCAAATGCTCCTGGTGATCGGGCAACAAAGCATGGACCAAAATCTGTATCCTCGGTGTGTTTCTTGCCCTTAGTTTTCTTGTCTTCAGATTTTTTGAAGGCAACTGTGTGAAACTGATCCTTTTGATGGTAACAGAGATCTATTCAGACAAGGAGTTCAAGAGCAGAGTCAGTGATGTCTGTTCATGATATTTCCATACAGAATCAGCCGTTACTAAATGTGAAGGATTCAAACAAGGTATTATTTGCACACTGAAATACGATCCTTGTTTAATGGAGAGGCATTTTGTTTCATGCATCTCAATTTTCAGGAAGATCGGGAGAGAATGGTTGTTCGTCGTTTTAAATTTGAAGAACCACGTCTGGAGCAGATTCaagatcttgaggtttgtagtcGCTATCCTCATAGGTCAAGCAGTTAACATAAATCTCTGCTTTTTTgtaatttttcttgtttttcagAGTTGGGTTATGAGATATTTTAGGGAAGATTTGAGCAAAAGGCTCCTGAGTGCAGACTTTAAGAAGCAGGTGGATGGCATAGAAATGCTACATAGAGTAAGTTTCTTGCTATCAATTTTTTGTCTTCGTGTTCTTTGGGGTCTCGTTCTTACATGTTTAATATCTCTAACAGGCACTTCCCTCAGTTGGTAAAGATATTATTGAAGTTCTGGATATACTTTTGAGGTGGTTCGTATTGCGTATTTGTGAATCCAATACGACGTGCTTATTGAAGGTATCCGTGTAATTCTAGTTAGTTCTTTTTTACCCTGGCCCATTGGCCCCTATCATTCAGAGGTGCCATTGGGCTGTGGCGTATTTATAACAATTTTGTAAGGGCAGGTGCTGGAATTTCTTCCCGAGCTTCTTGAGGTTATGAAGAGTGAGGGCTATGCATTGACTGAAGCAGAGGCAGCTATTTTCCTTCCGTGCTTCGTAGAAAAGGTTTCTTTACTTTCTCAGATACAAGATGCTTTAACACTTTGTGGTTGCATGGATTCTCACTTCGTATTTTATGCTTTGTCTTTGTGGTTCCGATCTTTCAAACCTACTATATACACCTGTGTTGATTTATTCTGACTTCTTATTTGCTGTAGTCCGGCCATAACATTGAAAAATTACGGGAGAAGATGCGGGAACTGACCAAACGAATCATTAGTGTATATTCAGCAGCAAAACTTTTCCCTTATGTGGTCGAGGGTTTACGTTCGAAAAATAACCGAACACGAATAGAGTGTGCTGATCTTGTCGGTTTCCTTCTTGAACATCATGGATCAGAGGTTAGTTAGGGAGATCAATGCTGTTAGAGAAACTTTAACTATCACAGTTTGGACTATACTGATATCTTTCTGACATCTTTTCCTCAGATAAGTGGGCAGTTGAAAAGCTTGCAGATTGTTGCTAGTTTAACAGCTGAACGGGATGGTGAAATTCGGAAAGCCGCTTTGAACAGTCTAGCTACTGGTTACAAGATTTTAGGTATCATGTTAAAACCAATGACATTTTAATGCTTTTTGCCCTTTTACTGCAAACATAATTCCTTTCTTTTCTGTATCGCTTCAAACATTCTTTAGCCCATGCTATTGTTCTTCTTGAACTGTTTTGGCAGATGAATACATTCGAAATGACTTTGTGTTTGCATTTGAATTTTAGTAATAATGTAATGGTTAGTTAACAAAGATGGTTGTATTTGAGGAGAAATAGTTAGACGTGATATCTTATGTTAATGAAACTAACGTGGAAAGTTGGCCAATGCTAATGTCATTGGGAAGGTGAAATTTGTTTTGTTGCGTTCCTTCTAGTTGCCAAGCGGGAAATATTTGCTGTTTGACATGGTTTCTCACTTATATAGGTGAGGATGTTTGGAGATTTGTAGGGAAGCTCACAGATGCACAAAGAAGTATGATAGATGAAAAATTTAAATCAAAGGTACCATCTGGTAACGTAATTGTAGTTTGCTTTTCCTGTTGTTTCAACTCATTAAATGTTTAAATCCTCTGTTTAGGCTCGGGACATGGACAGAAGGAAAGAGGGGAGGCCTGGAGACACAAGGGCAGCTTTACGTCGTTCAGTTAGGGATAATGGGTGAGGGCCTAGCTGACTAATGTTTTTACTCTTTTTAGTTGTCCCTATATAGTCTTGTGCACTTTCCATTTGAGTTCAATTATCTACCACGCATGGTTACCAGATTCGCTTTGAATATGCCCTtaccgattcgcgattcgctcTTTTAGAATGTATGTTATATGTATTTTCTTATGAcagaattcgcttttaacgattCACGATTCGTAAGGTACCAAGCGAATCCGGTAACCATGTTACCGCGTCtctatttttcattattttttaatGTTGTATACCATGTAAACTACAACTAAGAAGATCAAAACGAGATGAAAGGAGTATTAGGTTTTTCTGGATGTCTGGCTTTTAAATTGGTGTTTGGActctttttttctcctgtttttttgaAAGCGGAGCAATGTTTGACTTTATTCTGGACAAAGCGAGTATCAATAACTTTCATATAAGAAAGTACTGTTCAATCACTTATTTTGACTCTGGAGAAAATAAACTCGTTTACCTTGTAACCGATTCAGAAATAAATTTTATCTTAGTTTGAAAATTTGAGTGCCCACTTTGAGTGCCCACATACTCTGTGAGAGGAAGTGGTGAGGCAAGGCTataatttgtttgtttgttttaattttttttattattatttttgtcgactttttccatatttccaatggagccaaagactcattactcttgGTTATGaattataatggaataaatcaaaatggctcactaaagtggctgcgcttctttcttttgtgaagtagcggtccttcgatgcagttctcgacgcaatttccatcttgggtcattcggaaacagcctctttgtgttgctaacacaagggtaaggctgcgtacatccgacccccccttaccccgctatttgcgggagccattgaggcactgggataatgttgttgttgtattatttTTGTCGACTCTATGTATTGTAGTTCTCTGTGCCATCGGGTATTAGTTTGTCATGTTCAAGTTGCCATCTTGTGCATCTTTGTCATTTGGCATGATTGGTATTCTACTATTCTTTCACGTTTTGGATTGTTGCTGAAAATTGTTCTTTCTCTTGCTTTCCCCGTTTGTAATTACACAGGATTGATGTTGCTGAACAGAGTGGAGAAGTTTCAAGATCAATTGCTGGCCCAGTTTTTGCTGGGTATCTTGTTATCCTTCTATTCTTTCCTGTCAGATTTAgctatttattattttttttttatatgttcTACTGTACTCAAGTATCAGTTTAACTTCAGATAATATAATCATAACTTGTTGTTTCCAGAGAAAGCTACACTCACCCTGATCTTCACATTGAGAGAAGTCAATTGCCTAGAGCAGTTGCGGGTGTTAGCTGTCCAACAAACTGGAACGAAGCTCTTGATATTATCGCATATGGGACTCCAGAGCAGGTATAATGTTGGACTGTGTAATAACAATGCTTGCTACATCTATTATTCCTTGTGTAAAGACCCTtgatttttttttcataaaatgcGTGACTGCGTGAGCTCCAATGTTGTTGCAAGTTTACAACGACGACATAGCCTTAGGGTTTGTTTGGATGGAGCGATTTAGAGGAAGAGGGAGGGAAACAATTTTCCTTGTTTGGATGGCAAAATGGGTTGGAAGGGGATGGAGGGGGAAATCAAGGGATCCGTATTCCTTCATAGGAAATATTTGGAGCGGAAAACTCACTTGCTCAATTTTGCATTCCCTGACTCCCCTTTCCTCCTAAATCTCGGGGTCAGCTAAACCCCTTCCTCTCTTTCACTCTCCTTGAGTGTATCTTGATGTGCCTTATAATGTTTGTGGACTTGTGGTTTTGTTTGCTGTTTTCTATCACATTAATTCTCATTCGTACTGCCTTTTCCAAGTTTTATTTTTCTGAATGCTTATTCTTATTTGCATGTATTGTGCATGAGAGAGAAGCGGTTTCGAATGCCCTACTTTTCCTCATTTTTGTGTCTATCTAATTTTATCTCATTCATATTTTTTTGCATGCAGTCTGTGGAAGGAATGAAATTTGTCTGCCACGAGTTGTTGGCTCAGGCAACAAATGATCCCGAAGGAAGTGCGATAGATGACATAGTCAAAGATGCTGACCGGCTTGTCTCAATCTTAGCCATTAAGGCACATATTCTACATCGATTACACTTAATATCGTGATTTAATTACTTCACTGTATGTGATTAGGCTAATATATATTGATGATTACAGGTGGCAAAGACATTTGACTTCAGCCTAACTGGGGCTTCATCAAGATCTTGTAAATATGTCTTGAACACTCTTGTGCAGGTACTATTCACTCTATGAATATCTATGTGGTCAGCAAACATTAGATGTTCGACGTTCAGTCTGTGCCTTGCTTACAACTCTTGTGACGGTGTATACTATTCAACAGATATTTCAAAATAAGACTCTAGCTCATGCTGTCAAGGAGAGTACTCTTAATAATCTAATTACTGAGCTTCTGCTTTGGCTTTTGGACGAACGAGTCCCTCACATGCATGAAGGTGACCAACTATTGAAAGCTTTGAATGTGTTGATGCTTAAGATCCTGGTAAATCATGCTAGCCTCCAGTGTTTTGTATATTTTTTTAATTTCTCTACAAACCTGTTCTAAATAAAATAATTACAGGATCATGCTGACCGAACGTCATCCTTTGTGGTCCTTCTCAATCTTTTACCCCCATTGGACTCTTCAAGATGGCCTGCGCCATCATCAAATGAAGCCATTGCCGTTAGGAACCAGAAGTTTTCTGATCTAGTGGTCAAATGTTTGATCAAATTAACAAAAGTAAGAATGTTTATCTCAACTAAATGTGCATGCGTgtttttcaactttttgtttAATTGGCATCTGAGATGTATTATCCTGTATTACATCCAATTACTGTCTCGAGTCATGAGTTGCCGTCGGTTGCCATATTGTTGAACTGAATGAGCTAAGTTGGGAAGTGGTACACTGGTACACTATGAATCTACAATTCCTGATATGTTTGAAGTCGTTGCTGTTTCTTGATATAATCCATATATGATGCTGGGATCAAATAGTTTGGCTCATTGTCTGTTGGGGGGGTAGAGGGGTTTAGGAGAGGATGGTGTGGCTCTAAATTCATTTTGTATCTGCTTTATTAATTCCTCTCATCCCGTTCTCATTTCTCGGTTCACTTTATCATTATTTGTAGATGATACTCCCCCCTTACcctgcaatttgcgggagccattgaggcactggggttatgttgttgttgttgatactCATGAATGCCTAAAACTCCGTCCAGTGGCCAGAGAATTTCGCCCATTGAGTTTCACATCTGTCCCCGTTAGCAACCATTATTCTTTGTCCCCTCCTGCACGACCATACCGTGCCGGGGACAAAGTCACACCTGGCTTACTGCCAGTGTATCAGATGTAGGGCCACACTGGAGGGAACATATGACTACCGAAATCTCCCCCTCCAAATATTACTAGGCCTAGGTTGCTAGGCAGAATGGTGGATGATGTGTTGTGACTAGACTTGGAaaacctgacccgacccgaatgacCCGATGCGATGAGGCTGACCCGGATTGACCAAACCCGGAAGTGACCTGAAATGACCCAATTGACCCAAAATGACCAGAGATGACTTAATTAAGACAAAattcgacccgaaatgacccgacccgaatgacCCATTTGTCAGGTCTAGTTGTGACGAGTGACGACTGGGTTGAGTGTTCGGCATGGAGAAAGTTTGTGGCTGTGAGAAGGTTATGCTAATCACCTAGTGCTGTTTTGTTACTTCTTATGCTAATTGTACAAGATATGGGCTTTAAGATTTTTACCTTCCTTTTCAACCCTTCTATATTCTTCACCTGTCTTCTTTATAGTTTTTTCGTTTCTGTTTTGGCTTTAAGCCACAACTGGATAGGAAGTTTGTGGCTTTGGGAAGGTTATGAGGTATAGTGGACTACCTAGAGCTGTTTCGTTTCTCGTTCTGCTAATCATACAAAATATGGGCTCTAAGAATTGTACATTCCTTTTCAGTCCTATTTTTGTCGCCTGGCCTTCTCCCTTATACCTTCTCCTATTGTGTTGCGGCACTGTGCTCCTTGTTGATTATTTATTGGCTATTCTGATCTTAGGTTCTTCAAAGTACCATTCATGAGGTAGACCTTGATCGCATTCTTCAAAGCATCCACGTATACCTGCAAGAATTGGGTATGGATGAAATAAGGAGAAGGTAACTTCTGAGCTTAATGTCAGATTCCACAATCTTTTCTTTTTTGAGCATCATCGGATTTACCTTTATCCTGTTCCATATGACTGACTGAGTCATTTTCTGTGTTTTTCTTGCCTCATCCTTGAAGAGCTGGGGCTGATGACAAGCCGTTGCGTATGGTTAAAACTGTTCTACACGAACTTGTAAAGCTTCAGGGTACAGCAATTAAAGGTCATCTCTCTATGGTTCCAATAGATGCGGAACCTCAACCGATTATTCTCGCATACATTGATTTGAATCTTCAGGTAATGGCAGATAACTATGTGCAAGTATCTAATTCTTACTCCCTCCGTTcttgtcatttgtttacctattccatttatgggtgtctcattcatttgtttaccttcctATATTGGGAATTGTTTTGAAGGGTAATTTGGTCATCCACATAACCCATTGTCCACCTGTCACTCAATTACAACACCCCACAATTGGTCCCCTCCCctctccttggtctttgtgccaaaaccaaaggtaaataaatgaccggggcggagggagtatttttttacTCGTTAGTTTTCATTTCTAGATGGACTCTAAGACTCATTATGTTTTGGTGTGGATATGATGGAACAAAGCTCAATGACTCAATAAAGTGATTGCACTTATTTTAATTGGGAAGTAGCAGTCATTGAGTTCGATCCCGACACAATTTCACGTTCTTCGGAAACATCTCCTTTCATGATGTCGTTGGCATTGCTGTTTAAGCCAGTATGGTTGTTTTGTTGATCTTCTTGCTCTTTCTTTAGTCTACGTTGTCGTCAGTCCTTTTAATCAAGTTTTTTAATAGACTTTGGCAGCAGCTAGGATGCTCACTCCTACTGGACCTGTTGGTCAAACTCATTGGGGTGATTCAACAGCTAATAATTCATCTTCTACCAATCACTCTGCGGATGCCCAGTTGAAGGTAACACTTGACTAAATATGACGCAATCTTTTGGTGTCTATATTTTGTGTATAGTAGTATGTAGCTGATCTCCTATTCATTATTTTGGCTCCTGTATTGTACTTGCAGCAAGAACTCGCCGCAATTTTCAAGAAAATTGGAGATAAGCAAACATGCAGTATTGGTCTTTATGAACTTTACCGAATTACACAACTATATCCCAAGGTAAAGTATGCATATGACCTACTAAAAATCTCTCTTTAAATGTTCTACTTGGCTGTGGGCAGTCTTGCCACTCTCTGAAAATGCTTTATTTCATGGTATTGGTTTGAGGATTGATCTCAAAATCGATCATATCGGCCTAGTCTCGGTGATTAGGCTTATAAATGCGGCCGATACCACCTCAGTGTGGTATTTGTAAATTGTAACCGTcaattttcataactcggtcttaaTTCTTAATGTGTATTGTGAGTCTGTCACCAACATTTAAAATAACATGGCATGAACCGCTAGACAGTCCTAAATTTTCTTTTTGTAAAGTCTGTCATTAATATTTACGGTCATGTATGTACAGGTTGATATCTTTTCTCAGCTCCAAAATGCAAGTGAAGCATTCCGAACATATATAAGAGATGGGCTAGCCCAGGTATATACAGATACCTATAGTGCTCGATGCCTACATCTTCCTTAAAGTAACAGAGCTGTATTGAACATTTGATATTTTTCTGCAGATGGAAAAGAATGCTGCTGCTGGCAAGACACCTTCAAGTGTCCCATTATCGACTCCTCCTCCAGCTTCCTTGACTCTTCCTTCCCAGAAAGTGGCTCCCTTACTCCATGTAAATACAAACTCTCTAAATGATACAAAATCACAGAATAGTAGAGTCGAGCCTACAAATGTTACATTACCCTCATCCCTTAGTGAAGACGATAGAATGGGCACTGCCGCTACCAGAGGTCCGGGTTTTGACCACCAGCAGGTTCTAATTGACCAAACAAATGAGAGATTGCCTTCGGGAGGTAATTTATTCGTGTTTTTATTTTCTGCACTTGTAAAGTTGTAGACCTAACGAAACAGACCCGACTGGAGACCACCAAGGTCCAAGGGCACCAACAAGTTCTAGCATATTTAGTTATTTACATGATGAATGACAATACCTTAAAAATCTAACTTGAAGTTATTTGACTCGGATCTGAAGGACCCAATCCAAACAGACCCAATAATACAGAGTAATAACATATCCAAAATCGACCTAACCTGATTGATATATCCCGACCTGACTCAACCTGAATGACCtgtttttttacatttacactagtTTCAGCTAACCTCTGGAATTTCGCGTAACAGCAGTACCCACTGGAATAGATGCCATCAGAGAAAGGTTGAAAAGCATCCAGTTAGGTGCAGCAGGTATCAACCCAGATTCTGACAGTAAGCCGTTACCAACGAATGGCAACGTAACTCATAATCAAGTTAACCATGAGCCCGATGATATTGATGCCGAAAACCCTGTTCAAAGCGGGTCCCATCCTGTGGATGAAAAAGCATTAACAGGGTTGCAAGCGCGGATGCAGAGGCTTAAGAGTGGATCATTCGAACATCTATAGAGAAAAGGACATAGTGATGCTAGAAGTCGATTTTTTAAGGACAATTTCCAGATGCTCAAATATGGTAAATATGAATGGTCCAATTTAAATGAAGCTTCGACTTTAAAACTTCGCTTCTGAAGGCTAATGGCGGCTATGTGACTAGAGATAATGGACTGATGAATTCATTCATCGAGCCAAGGATTTGTCCAAGCGATTGTCGTATTGACAACTTTTATCCCTTTTTAATCTACTTTCAAGGTTTGTTTGCTATGGATTTATCGAGGGCCCTAGATATTGTCATTTGTATATGATAGTCGATTGACAAGTTCGTTTGTGAGATGTATTATTGGTTGTAATCCAGTTAAAATTTTGTCTCCATTTTACTACATTTTTATCTTTGATTTAATGATAATTTGTTGACCAGTATATACCTGAAAACAGTGTTTTTGAGGTATTGGAAGTTAATTCATGGGGCAATTTGTTACtacggagtatttttttttggtttaccCGCAATGGGAAAAACTGAGGTGGTTTAGAAAGAAATAAACATTTGGGTCGGTTCAATTCGAGCCGGGTCATTTTCATGTTTATAAGAGAATTAGAGTCATTTCGAGTTTACAAGAACTCAGGTTCATTTCGAGTTCGGAGCATTTTCGTGTTATTATTTATCAAGTTCATTAGGAATAACCGTTAATTTGCCATAATAAATATTCGGGTTGGGTCATATACGTTTGATTAATGTTGGGATATATAAACTAACATtgttagagaaagagagattGAACTAGTTTATAACCAAGAGGCTACTCCTCTTATGGCTAATTGGTTTTAGAATGGAACCTCCCTTGTATTGTCAAGTGTCCGTCTCTCCTCCGTTTGGGTGTGGTCCGACCCGGTTGCATATTCTACAATTAATTCAGGTTATAGATCATGTTACGTTCTTCAATTCAGATGTCGGATCGGATACGGATAAGGTCTAGCCGTCTAGACCATGCTGGGTTCTTCAATTCAGGTGTCGGATCGGATACGGATAAGGTCATTTGAGTCGGGTCAATTTCATCAAGTCCACTAAGTCAGACAGCATAAAAAAAAAGTTCTACAGTGGGCTCCACTATTTCAAGAAATGTTCAACAAGTTGCGCGTGAAATTGAAGACTTGTCTATCTTTTGTGTTCATCACAATTAGCAGTTCGTCTCGTTCGTCTCATTAGAGACGGATATTATCAGTCTATacctatagacggatagtgtccttCACACAAATAAAAATGGGTAATGCAAGTGGGGTATCCATTTCCCATCCACTTGCACTACTCACTTTCATTTGTGAGAGggatactatccgtctataggtatagtgtccgtctataatgagaatttgtgcgcACTTAATTACCAACAATTCTAGCTTTGTTACTCTAATACGCAATTATTTCAAACAAACCAATATTTAAACCTTAATTCCCAATTTTAGTTTTAGTTAATTATCATAGTTAATTACTTGACTTACTTCTATTAATTccatttttcttcaatttttcacATAAAAATTCAACTACAACTGTGAGAATTTTTGTGGGTAAGAAGAattaattgaaaaacaaaaagggtTTTGAAAAAAAATGGCTTCAATTATGGTTTTAGTGATTG
This sequence is a window from Silene latifolia isolate original U9 population chromosome 8, ASM4854445v1, whole genome shotgun sequence. Protein-coding genes within it:
- the LOC141596059 gene encoding protein MOR1-like isoform X2 → MSTEDEKLLKESKKLPWEDRLFHKNWKVRNDANIDLAALCDSISDPKDARLREFGHYFKKAVSDSNAPAQDKALDALISYLKAADADVGRYAKEVCDAVVAKCLTGRPKTVEKAQAVFMLWIELEAAEAFLDAMEKAIKNKVAKAVVPAIDVMFQALSEFGSKVVPPKRILKMLPELFDHQDQNVRASSKGLTLELCRWIGKDPVKSILFEKMRDTMKKELEAELVNVVGGAKPTRKIRSEQDKEPEPEAVIEAAGNGPVEESTSDAPQEIDEYELVDPVDILTPLEKSGFWDGVKATKWSERKEGVAELTKLASTKKIAPGDFTEVCRTLKKLITDVNIAVAVEAIQAIGNLASGLRAHFSGSSRFLLPVLLEKLKEKKPTLTDALSQTLQAMYKSGCLNLADIVDDIKTAVKNKVPLVRSSTLTWLTSCLETSNKSVIQKVHKDYVPICMECLQDGTPEVRDAAFSALTAIAKSVGMRPLERSLEKLDDVRRKKLNDMIGCSGSGAPGGGSSGTVQTSGAVSEPTGTSFVRKSAASMLSGKKPAQAAPSNKKGTSVKPTASKKGDGAGQQKSMKTAEPEDVEPSEMSLDEIESRISSLIQGDTISQLKSTAWKERLEAISSLKEQVEGIQELDKSVEILIRLLCAVPGWSDKNVQVQQQTIEVISYIATTATKFPKKCVVLCLLGLSERVADIKTRVQAMKCLTIFSEAVGPGFIFDRLYKVMKEHKNPKVLSEGISWMVSAVEDFGVSYLNLKALIDFCKETGLQSSAAATRNATIKLIGILHKFVGPDIKGFLTDVKPALLSTLDAEYEKNPYEGPAAPKKTVKASDSSATPAGGADGLPREDISSKITPTLLKNIESPDWKTRLESIEAVQKILEEANKRIQPTGTGELFGALKGRLSDSNKKLVMEALSTIGGIAYAMGPAVEKASKGILSDVLKCLSDNKKQMRECVLANLDLWHAAAHLDKMIPYITAALSEPKLGAEGRKDLFDWLSRQLSALNDFPDAVHLLKPVSVAITDKSADVRKAAEACLGEIFKACGPELVTKNLRDIQGPAFALVAEKLKAYGAVPDLYDSTQISTTASLPKSNSRVGKAASNAPGDRATKHGPKSVSSRSIQTRSSRAESVMSVHDISIQNQPLLNVKDSNKEDRERMVVRRFKFEEPRLEQIQDLESWVMRYFREDLSKRLLSADFKKQVDGIEMLHRALPSVGKDIIEVLDILLRWFVLRICESNTTCLLKVLEFLPELLEVMKSEGYALTEAEAAIFLPCFVEKSGHNIEKLREKMRELTKRIISVYSAAKLFPYVVEGLRSKNNRTRIECADLVGFLLEHHGSEISGQLKSLQIVASLTAERDGEIRKAALNSLATGYKILGEDVWRFVGKLTDAQRSMIDEKFKSKARDMDRRKEGRPGDTRAALRRSVRDNGIDVAEQSGEVSRSIAGPVFAGESYTHPDLHIERSQLPRAVAGVSCPTNWNEALDIIAYGTPEQSVEGMKFVCHELLAQATNDPEGSAIDDIVKDADRLVSILAIKVAKTFDFSLTGASSRSCKYVLNTLVQIFQNKTLAHAVKESTLNNLITELLLWLLDERVPHMHEGDQLLKALNVLMLKILDHADRTSSFVVLLNLLPPLDSSRWPAPSSNEAIAVRNQKFSDLVVKCLIKLTKVLQSTIHEVDLDRILQSIHVYLQELGMDEIRRRAGADDKPLRMVKTVLHELVKLQGTAIKGHLSMVPIDAEPQPIILAYIDLNLQTLAAARMLTPTGPVGQTHWGDSTANNSSSTNHSADAQLKQELAAIFKKIGDKQTCSIGLYELYRITQLYPKVDIFSQLQNASEAFRTYIRDGLAQMEKNAAAGKTPSSVPLSTPPPASLTLPSQKVAPLLHVNTNSLNDTKSQNSRVEPTNVTLPSSLSEDDRMGTAATRGPGFDHQQVLIDQTNERLPSGVPTGIDAIRERLKSIQLGAAGINPDSDSKPLPTNGNVTHNQVNHEPDDIDAENPVQSGSHPVDEKALTGLQARMQRLKSGSFEHL